The Hemicordylus capensis ecotype Gifberg chromosome 6, rHemCap1.1.pri, whole genome shotgun sequence genome window below encodes:
- the LOC128330216 gene encoding albumin-like, which yields MKWLTFISCLALVSFAQSKYLPRRARDAGHHETLKHYAVIPQRDFAAVLLALYSQYAQQATFQEVRKLVDDSLELRRKCAADEHSDPECTKHLHEVFLDEICHEEGFAAKYGFTDCCAKAGEERNACIQGHKNDTPEFIAPFIKPEPEEACKNFQEHRNATLGQYIYEVARRNPYSNVITVVSAAPKYGEVIEICCAAEDRAACFGEKARAVSKELKEEFRVQKIKCSILKKLGTLPVTAAKVAHISQKFPKANFATVSKIAQDVTHVYEEACNGDTLESLLDKYELADYVCSHKETISSKIDACCSGRKLHRSECLTHVEHDDKPADLSERVPEFIEKEACQHYHENKTIHLARFLHEYARRHPEYSHLLLLRLARGYEGLLEKCCAAEHPEECLPQGEEQLKKHIGETIAIVKGNCDQHEKLGDEKFHNEILYRYTRKAPQLSFEHLYTYTSALENIADRCCSKDENQRFACAEEETSMVIGAICEQHQHSPINAQICKCCSDSYSFRVQCFVGLGADPSYVPAPFAPEFHDDLCTAIPGELLKKKQKLLVNLVKHKPDITPEQLQAIGADFLGVLERCCQAEDHEACFHDEGPKLIEQAKATLGEH from the exons ACTCCTTGCCCTTTATTCTCAATATGCACAGCAGGCCACCTTTCAGGAAGTGAGAAAACTAGTGGACGATTCCCTGGAGCTTAGAAGAAAATGTGCTGCTGATGAACATTCTGACCCCGAATGTACAAAACATTTG CATGAAGTTTTCCTGGATGAAATTTGCCATGAAGAAGGTTTTGCTGCAAAGTATGGATTTACTGACTGTTGTGCTAAAGCTGGTGAAGAGAGAAATGCTTGTATTCAGGGCCATAAAAATGATACTCCAGAATTCATTGCTCCATTTATAAAACCAGAACCAGAGGAGGCCTGCAAGAACTTTCAAGAACACAGAAACGCCACTTTAGGCCA ATACATCTATGAGGTTGCCAGAAGGAATCCTTATTCGAATGTTATTACAGTCGTCAGTGCAGCACCGAAATATGGGGAGGTGATAGAAATCTGCTGCGCTGCAGAAGACAGAGCTGCATGCTTCGGCGAAAAG GCAAGGGCTGTCTCAAAGGAGCTGAAGGAAGAGTTTCGTGTGCAGAAGATCAAATGTTCAATCCTGAAGAAACTTGGAACATTACCTGTAACAGCTGC CAAAGTTGCTCACATAAGCCAGAAATTCCCCAAGGCTAACTTTGCTACTGTTTCCAAGATTGCACAGGATGTTACACATGTGTATGAAGAGGCTTGCAATGGAGATACACTGGAGAGTTTGCTTGATAAg TATGAACTGGCAGACTATGTCTGTAGCCACAAGGAAACTATATCATCTAAAATTGATGCCTGCTGCAGTGGACGCAAGTTACATCGATCAGAATGCCTTACACATGTAGAACATGATGACAAGCCTGCTGATTTGTCTGAAAGAGTTCCAGAGTTCATTGAGAAAGAAGCCTGCCAGCACTATCATGAAAACAAAACTATTCATTTAGCAAG GTTTTTGCATGAGTATGCGAGGAGGCACCCTGAATATTCTCATCTTCTGCTTCTGCGACTTGCCAGAGGGTATGAAGGTTTGCTGGAgaagtgctgtgcagctgagcatCCCGAAGAGTGCCTCCCTCAAGGG GAAGAACAACTCAAAAAGCACATTGGAGAAACCATAGCAATTGTAAAGGGCAACTGTGATCAACATGAGAAACTGGGAGACGAAAAGTTCCACAATGA GATCCTTTACCGCTATACCAGGAAAGCTCCTCAGCTGTCCTTTGAACATCTGTACACGTACACCAGCGCTCTTGAAAATATTGCAGACAGGTGCTGCAGCAAGGATGAAAACCAAAGATTTGCGTGTGCTGAGGAAGAG ACATCCATGGTGATAGGAGCAATATGTGAACAACATCAACATAGTCCCATCAACGCCCAAATCTGCAAATGCTGTAGTGACAGCTATTCGTTCCGGGTGCAATGCTTTGTTGGCTTAGGAGCAGATCCAAGCTATGTTCCAGCCCCATTCGCTCCTGAGTTCCATGATGATTTGTGCACGGCCATACCAGGAGAACTGTTAAAAAAGAAGCAAAA GCTCCTTGTCAACTTGGTTAAGCACAAGCCCGACATTACACCGGAGCAATTACAGGCAATTGGTGCAGATTTTCTTGGCGtgttggagaggtgctgccaagCTGAAGACCATGAGGCATGCTTTCATGATGAG GGTCCAAAACTGATAGAGCAGGCTAAAGCTACCTTGGGAGAGCATTAG